One Microbacterium marinum genomic window carries:
- a CDS encoding multidrug ABC transporter ATPase: MSTSPSPGDLPVRRIDRILAFMSLGLLVLSIVCFFAIIIGTSTGMRQADFGTGAWPVVSLIVYIAPPIAFALLIALLIATFVRRARANKGR, translated from the coding sequence ATGAGCACATCTCCCTCGCCCGGTGACCTTCCCGTCCGCCGGATCGACCGGATCCTCGCCTTCATGTCACTGGGTCTGCTGGTGCTCTCGATCGTCTGCTTCTTCGCGATCATCATCGGGACCTCGACCGGCATGCGGCAGGCCGACTTCGGTACAGGCGCGTGGCCGGTGGTCTCCCTCATCGTCTACATCGCGCCGCCCATCGCCTTCGCTCTGCTGATCGCCCTGCTGATCGCGACCTTCGTCAGAAGGGCACGGGCGAACAAGGGCCGGTGA
- the groL gene encoding chaperonin GroEL (60 kDa chaperone family; promotes refolding of misfolded polypeptides especially under stressful conditions; forms two stacked rings of heptamers to form a barrel-shaped 14mer; ends can be capped by GroES; misfolded proteins enter the barrel where they are refolded when GroES binds), translating to MAKIIAFDEEARRGLERGLNTLADAVKVTLGPRGRNVVLEKKWGAPTITNDGVSIAKEIELDDPYEKIGAELVKEVAKKTDDVAGDGTTTATVLAQALVREGLRNVAAGADPISLKKGIEKAVKALSDELLAGAKEIETKDQIAATASISAADPEIGALIAEAIDKVGKEGVVTVEESNTFGTELELTEGMRFDKGYINPYFVTDAERQEAVFEDPYILIANQKISNIKDLLPIVDKVIQEGKELLIIAEDVEGEALATLVLNKIRGIFKSAAVKAPGFGDRRKAQLQDIAILTGGQVITEEVGLKLENATTDLLGRARKVIITKDETTIVEGAGEAAQIEGRVTQIRREIDNTDSDYDREKLQERLAKLAGGVAVIKAGAATEVELKERKHRIEDAVRNAKAAVEEGIVPGGGVALIQAGEKAFASLELVGDEATGANIVKVAIQAPLKQIALNAGLEPGVVSNKVAELPAGQGLNAATGEYVDMFAAGIIDPAKVTRSALQNAASIAGLFLTTEAVVADKPEKVAAPAGDPTGGMDF from the coding sequence ATGGCAAAGATCATCGCTTTCGACGAGGAGGCCCGCCGCGGCCTCGAGCGCGGCCTGAACACCCTGGCCGACGCCGTCAAGGTGACGCTCGGCCCGCGTGGTCGCAACGTCGTGCTCGAGAAGAAGTGGGGCGCGCCCACGATCACGAACGACGGTGTGTCCATCGCCAAGGAGATCGAGCTCGACGACCCGTACGAGAAGATCGGTGCGGAGCTCGTCAAGGAGGTCGCCAAGAAGACCGACGACGTCGCCGGTGACGGCACCACGACCGCCACGGTCCTGGCTCAGGCGCTCGTCCGCGAGGGCCTGCGCAACGTCGCGGCCGGCGCCGACCCCATCTCGCTGAAGAAGGGCATCGAGAAGGCCGTCAAGGCTCTCTCCGACGAGCTGCTCGCCGGCGCGAAGGAGATCGAGACCAAGGACCAGATCGCGGCGACGGCATCCATCTCGGCTGCCGACCCCGAGATCGGCGCCCTGATCGCCGAGGCCATCGACAAGGTGGGCAAGGAAGGCGTCGTCACCGTCGAGGAGTCGAACACCTTCGGCACCGAGCTCGAGCTCACCGAGGGCATGCGCTTCGACAAGGGTTACATCAACCCCTACTTCGTCACCGACGCCGAGCGCCAGGAAGCGGTCTTCGAGGACCCCTACATCCTGATCGCGAACCAGAAGATCTCCAACATCAAGGACCTTCTGCCCATCGTCGACAAGGTGATCCAGGAGGGCAAGGAGCTCCTGATCATCGCTGAGGACGTCGAGGGTGAGGCTCTCGCGACGCTCGTGCTGAACAAGATCCGCGGCATCTTCAAGTCGGCGGCCGTCAAGGCCCCCGGTTTCGGCGACCGCCGCAAGGCTCAGCTCCAGGACATCGCGATCCTCACCGGCGGCCAGGTCATCACCGAAGAGGTGGGCCTCAAGCTCGAGAACGCGACGACCGACCTGCTCGGCCGTGCCCGCAAGGTCATCATCACCAAGGACGAGACCACCATCGTCGAGGGTGCCGGTGAGGCCGCTCAGATCGAGGGTCGCGTCACTCAGATCCGTCGCGAGATCGACAACACCGACAGCGACTACGACCGCGAGAAGCTCCAGGAGCGTCTGGCCAAGCTCGCCGGTGGCGTCGCCGTCATCAAGGCCGGTGCCGCGACCGAGGTCGAGCTCAAGGAGCGCAAGCACCGCATCGAGGACGCCGTCCGCAACGCGAAGGCAGCCGTCGAAGAGGGCATCGTCCCCGGTGGTGGCGTCGCGCTGATCCAGGCCGGCGAGAAGGCGTTCGCGAGCCTCGAGCTCGTGGGCGACGAGGCCACGGGTGCGAACATCGTCAAGGTTGCCATCCAGGCGCCGCTGAAGCAGATCGCGCTGAACGCCGGTCTCGAGCCCGGCGTCGTCTCGAACAAGGTCGCCGAGCTCCCCGCGGGCCAGGGCCTGAACGCGGCGACCGGTGAGTACGTCGACATGTTCGCCGCCGGCATCATCGACCCCGCGAAGGTCACGCGTTCGGCACTGCAGAACGCGGCATCCATCGCCGGCCTGTTCCTGACGACCGAAGCGGTCGTGGCGGACAAGCCCGAGAAGGTCGCGGCTCCGGCCGGCGACCCGACCGGTGGCATGGACTTCTGA
- a CDS encoding DNA repair helicase XPB has protein sequence MADGPLIVQSDRTVLLEVAHPDAENARHELAIFAELERAPEHIHTYRITRLGLWNARAAGHDAEDMLATLETWAKFPVPPSVSIDIRETVGRYGRLVIERDDEGTLILRSTDAAVLAEIARNRRIQPLLIAHPSQGTYVIDAWARGQIKQELLKIGWPAEDHAGFTPGTPHEIELHEDGWSLRPYQRKAVDIFSEGGSGVVVLPCGAGKTLVGAAAMADTKTTTLILVTNTVSARQWRDELLKRTSLTPEEIGEYSGQSKEVKPVTIATYQILTAKRKGEYAHLALLDALDWGLIVYDEVHLLPAPVFKLTADLQARRRLGLTATLVREDGREGDVFSLIGPKRFDAPWKEIEAQGFISPAVCYEVRIDLPASDRLEYAASADDERYRLAATAHAKIDVVRDLVAKHEGEQILVIGQYLDQIDVLSDALGAPKITGSTPVDEREELFDAFRHARIPVLVVSKVANFSIDLPDASVAIQVSGSFGSRQEEAQRLGRLLRPKSNGHKASFYTLIARDTVDQDFAQNRQRFLAEQGYSYTILDADRLTAA, from the coding sequence ATGGCTGACGGCCCCCTCATCGTCCAGAGCGACCGCACGGTGCTCCTCGAAGTAGCGCACCCCGACGCGGAGAACGCGCGCCATGAGCTCGCGATCTTCGCCGAGCTGGAGCGCGCCCCCGAGCACATCCACACCTACCGGATCACCCGGCTGGGCCTGTGGAACGCCCGAGCAGCGGGGCATGACGCCGAGGACATGCTTGCCACACTCGAGACGTGGGCGAAGTTCCCCGTGCCTCCCTCGGTGTCGATCGACATCCGCGAGACCGTCGGCCGATACGGCCGGCTGGTGATCGAGCGCGACGACGAGGGCACGCTCATCCTCCGATCGACGGATGCCGCCGTGCTCGCCGAGATCGCGCGCAATCGTCGTATCCAGCCGCTGCTCATCGCGCACCCGTCTCAGGGCACCTACGTGATCGACGCGTGGGCGCGCGGGCAGATCAAGCAGGAACTCCTGAAGATCGGCTGGCCCGCGGAGGACCACGCCGGCTTCACCCCGGGCACGCCTCACGAGATCGAGCTTCACGAAGACGGCTGGAGCCTCCGCCCCTACCAGCGCAAAGCCGTCGACATCTTCAGCGAGGGCGGCTCGGGCGTCGTGGTGCTCCCCTGCGGCGCGGGCAAGACCCTCGTCGGCGCGGCTGCGATGGCGGACACGAAGACGACGACCCTCATCCTCGTGACGAACACGGTGAGCGCGCGGCAGTGGCGCGACGAGCTGCTCAAGCGCACGTCGCTCACCCCCGAGGAGATCGGCGAGTACTCCGGGCAGTCGAAGGAGGTAAAGCCGGTCACGATCGCGACCTACCAGATCCTCACGGCGAAGCGGAAGGGCGAGTACGCCCACCTCGCGCTGCTCGACGCGCTCGATTGGGGCCTCATCGTCTACGACGAGGTGCACCTCCTGCCAGCGCCGGTCTTCAAGCTGACCGCCGATCTGCAGGCGCGTCGCCGTCTCGGTCTCACCGCCACGCTGGTGCGTGAGGACGGCCGCGAGGGAGACGTCTTCAGCCTCATCGGCCCCAAGCGCTTCGACGCACCGTGGAAGGAGATCGAGGCGCAGGGCTTCATCTCGCCCGCCGTCTGCTACGAGGTGCGCATCGACCTGCCCGCGTCGGACCGCCTCGAATACGCAGCATCCGCCGACGACGAGCGGTACCGGCTCGCGGCGACCGCGCACGCGAAGATCGACGTCGTCCGCGACCTCGTGGCGAAGCACGAGGGCGAGCAGATCCTCGTCATCGGGCAATACCTCGACCAGATCGACGTGCTCTCCGACGCGCTCGGCGCGCCGAAGATCACCGGGTCGACGCCCGTTGACGAGCGCGAGGAGTTGTTCGACGCGTTCCGGCACGCCCGCATTCCGGTGCTCGTCGTGTCGAAGGTCGCCAACTTCTCGATCGACCTGCCGGACGCGTCCGTCGCGATTCAGGTGTCGGGCTCGTTCGGATCGCGGCAGGAGGAGGCGCAGCGCCTCGGACGACTGCTTCGCCCCAAGTCCAACGGGCACAAGGCGAGCTTCTACACGCTCATCGCCCGCGACACCGTCGACCAGGATTTCGCGCAGAACCGCCAGCGGTTCCTCGCCGAGCAGGGCTACAGCTACACGATCCTCGACGCCGACCGGCTGACCGCCGCCTGA
- a CDS encoding helicase-associated domain-containing protein, whose protein sequence is MTASDARSLANHLATLDADALAALLDARQIPPAATWADYFDAAEALLDPAHLTRAIATLTDVEAHAIRTAITSDSLVSESSRSTLSSRALVDTDGRLFGAVADAFRSAEPVPRASIFTGSSETDAASAERAFEAAASLADVLHSAARTPLARIGTGALSATDRRRLVDGGAVATGEDADRLVAIADAAGLLVGGERTWLVTAEGFEWLRVRTVERWRRVAGRLRVALPAALRSADGGWRSPQEWSGAYPFDPAWPERVASLASLWGQWAILRPDGTPPGWAAALADGGEADTQALQALLPHEVDRVYLQNDLTAIAPGPLEPHLDLRLRTMARRESRAQASTYRFTADTIGAAFAAGETAASLTEFLTGLSLTGVPQPLAYEIERSAARHGLLRVGPDRSGHTRITGDPELLEALAVDQALRPLGLLFDGTHLLSRSGADTTFWMLSDARYPVLAVDADGSPRALDRHHVGEEAAAPHAASDRYRPLVERLRATLSDDADAAWLERELEQAVRTRAIVVIVVRMPDGSDREVTVEAAGLGGGRLRGRDRAADVERTLPLSSIVSVRPA, encoded by the coding sequence GTGACCGCCTCGGATGCACGATCGCTCGCGAATCACCTCGCGACGCTCGACGCCGACGCCCTCGCCGCGCTCCTCGACGCCCGGCAGATTCCGCCGGCGGCCACCTGGGCCGACTACTTCGACGCCGCCGAGGCGCTCCTCGACCCGGCCCACCTGACTCGAGCGATCGCGACGTTGACCGACGTCGAGGCGCACGCGATCCGCACCGCGATCACGTCCGACTCTCTCGTGTCAGAGTCCTCTCGGTCCACCCTCTCTTCCCGCGCGCTCGTCGACACCGATGGGCGACTCTTCGGTGCCGTCGCCGACGCGTTCAGATCCGCCGAGCCCGTCCCGCGCGCGTCGATCTTCACCGGCTCATCCGAGACGGATGCCGCAAGCGCGGAGCGCGCCTTCGAGGCAGCGGCATCCCTCGCCGACGTCCTCCACAGCGCCGCACGGACACCGCTCGCACGCATCGGCACCGGCGCCCTGAGCGCCACCGACCGCCGCCGACTGGTCGACGGCGGCGCTGTCGCGACGGGCGAGGACGCCGATCGCCTCGTCGCCATCGCGGACGCGGCGGGACTGCTCGTGGGAGGCGAACGAACGTGGCTCGTGACCGCCGAGGGTTTCGAGTGGCTCCGCGTCCGCACCGTCGAGCGGTGGCGGCGCGTCGCGGGGCGTCTGCGCGTCGCGCTGCCGGCAGCCCTCCGGAGCGCCGACGGCGGGTGGCGGTCTCCCCAGGAGTGGAGCGGGGCGTATCCGTTCGACCCTGCGTGGCCCGAGCGGGTGGCGAGCCTCGCATCGCTGTGGGGCCAGTGGGCGATCCTCCGCCCCGATGGCACGCCGCCCGGATGGGCCGCCGCTCTCGCGGACGGCGGCGAGGCCGACACTCAGGCGCTGCAGGCGCTCCTCCCCCACGAGGTCGACCGCGTCTACCTTCAGAACGACCTCACCGCGATCGCGCCCGGGCCCCTCGAGCCGCATCTCGACCTGCGCCTTCGCACGATGGCGCGGCGCGAATCGCGCGCGCAGGCGTCGACGTACCGCTTCACCGCCGACACGATCGGCGCCGCCTTCGCGGCCGGTGAGACGGCGGCATCCCTTACCGAATTCCTCACCGGCTTGTCGTTGACAGGAGTGCCCCAGCCGCTCGCCTACGAGATCGAACGCTCGGCGGCCCGGCACGGTCTCCTGCGCGTCGGGCCAGATCGATCCGGCCACACCCGGATCACCGGCGACCCTGAGCTGCTCGAGGCTCTCGCCGTCGACCAGGCGCTTCGGCCGCTCGGCCTGCTCTTCGATGGAACACACCTGCTCAGTCGGAGTGGCGCCGACACGACGTTCTGGATGCTCTCCGACGCCCGCTATCCGGTCCTGGCGGTGGACGCCGACGGATCACCGCGGGCTCTCGACCGCCACCACGTCGGGGAGGAGGCCGCCGCCCCGCACGCCGCGTCGGACAGGTACCGCCCGCTCGTGGAACGTCTGCGCGCGACCCTGTCCGACGATGCGGATGCCGCGTGGCTGGAGCGCGAGCTCGAGCAGGCGGTCCGCACCCGCGCCATCGTGGTCATCGTCGTGCGGATGCCGGACGGGTCGGACCGGGAGGTGACGGTCGAGGCCGCAGGCCTCGGCGGCGGGCGTCTGCGTGGTCGCGACCGGGCGGCCGACGTGGAGCGCACCCTGCCGCTCTCGAGCATCGTCAGCGTTCGTCCCGCCTGA
- a CDS encoding WXG100 family type VII secretion target, protein MTVFTVDSDAVLTATSTIRATGDRLQSETAAMLGQLTQLQGSWTGSASVAFQSVVERWRGAQRELDAALADISTALGVAGQQYAQTELSAAGLFR, encoded by the coding sequence ATGACCGTGTTCACCGTCGACAGCGACGCCGTCCTCACCGCCACCTCCACGATCCGGGCCACCGGTGACCGCCTCCAGAGCGAGACGGCCGCCATGCTCGGCCAGCTCACCCAGCTCCAGGGATCGTGGACGGGCTCGGCCTCCGTCGCCTTCCAGTCCGTCGTCGAACGCTGGCGTGGCGCTCAGCGCGAACTCGACGCCGCCCTCGCCGACATCAGCACCGCCCTCGGCGTCGCCGGCCAGCAGTACGCCCAGACCGAACTGTCGGCCGCGGGCCTGTTCCGCTGA
- a CDS encoding cold-shock protein, with translation MPTGKVRFYDEAKGFGFITTDDGQDVFLHATALPAGTETMKPGTRLEFGVADGRRGLQALAVRVLDAPVSLSKRNRPKADDMAVIVEDVVKLLDGIGGDLRHGRYPSASHGKKVAAILRKVADDLDA, from the coding sequence ATGCCCACCGGCAAGGTCAGGTTCTACGACGAGGCGAAAGGCTTCGGCTTCATCACCACCGATGACGGCCAGGATGTCTTCCTGCACGCGACGGCGCTTCCCGCCGGAACCGAGACGATGAAGCCCGGAACGCGCCTTGAGTTCGGCGTCGCCGACGGACGTCGCGGACTGCAGGCTCTCGCGGTCCGGGTGCTCGACGCGCCCGTCAGCCTCAGCAAGCGCAACCGCCCGAAGGCTGATGACATGGCCGTCATCGTCGAGGACGTCGTGAAGCTGCTCGACGGGATCGGCGGCGACCTGCGTCACGGCCGGTACCCGAGTGCGTCGCACGGCAAGAAGGTCGCGGCGATCCTGCGCAAGGTAGCCGATGACCTCGACGCCTGA
- a CDS encoding CPBP family glutamic-type intramembrane protease — MTYAPPPAPRPLPADATGPGLAFHRLVFARQRRGWWTPLVTGVFGVVLFLILTTLIGVVMAIVSFASDPNGDPYVIIDQLTSFDMRNPTMLALILGSIIVMWPCYLLASFVVNGKRVGLMSSVAGRLRWRWMLLCAAAAIAVYLVITALTYLLPAEESSGANLVAPEDNPAFVGTLLVILLLVPFQAAAEEYVFRGYLMQSVGRWLKHPAWAILLPVPLFVIGHLYDWIGQASVAVFAIAAGWLTWRTGGLEAAISLHVVNNIVAFGFSAFGLSDANATETSIMSLVSSIVMIGVYSAVVELLWRRGDGRRTLRLTPAPEPVYAPPVYAGYGGPVPGYGQPPVYGQPPVYGQPPVNSAPPVPSAPAQAGTPAPRWGEYAPGQEPTADPAGPDERRD, encoded by the coding sequence GTGACCTACGCGCCGCCGCCCGCACCCCGCCCGCTGCCCGCCGACGCCACCGGCCCCGGCCTGGCCTTCCACCGGCTGGTGTTCGCACGGCAGCGTCGAGGCTGGTGGACCCCGCTCGTCACCGGTGTCTTCGGGGTCGTGCTCTTCCTCATCCTCACGACGCTCATCGGCGTGGTGATGGCGATCGTGTCGTTCGCGTCCGACCCGAACGGCGATCCGTACGTGATCATCGATCAGCTCACGTCGTTCGACATGCGCAACCCCACCATGCTCGCCCTCATCCTCGGCTCGATCATCGTGATGTGGCCCTGCTACCTGCTCGCCTCGTTCGTCGTGAACGGCAAGCGCGTCGGCCTCATGTCGTCGGTGGCCGGACGGCTCCGGTGGCGATGGATGCTGCTGTGTGCGGCGGCCGCCATCGCCGTCTACCTCGTGATCACGGCCCTCACCTACCTGTTGCCGGCCGAGGAATCGTCGGGGGCGAACCTCGTCGCCCCGGAGGACAACCCCGCCTTCGTCGGGACCCTGCTCGTCATCCTGCTCCTGGTGCCGTTCCAGGCGGCGGCAGAGGAGTACGTCTTCCGCGGATACCTCATGCAGAGCGTGGGTCGGTGGCTGAAGCACCCCGCGTGGGCGATCCTGCTTCCCGTGCCGCTGTTCGTGATCGGCCACCTCTACGACTGGATCGGTCAGGCAAGCGTGGCCGTCTTCGCCATCGCCGCGGGCTGGCTCACGTGGCGCACGGGCGGACTGGAGGCGGCGATCTCGCTGCACGTGGTCAACAACATCGTCGCCTTCGGGTTCTCGGCGTTCGGGCTGAGCGACGCTAATGCGACCGAGACGAGCATCATGAGTCTCGTCTCGTCGATCGTGATGATCGGGGTCTACAGCGCCGTGGTCGAGCTCCTGTGGCGACGTGGTGACGGGCGCCGAACCCTTCGCCTGACGCCCGCACCCGAGCCCGTGTACGCGCCGCCGGTGTACGCGGGGTACGGGGGTCCGGTGCCCGGGTACGGGCAGCCGCCGGTGTACGGCCAGCCGCCGGTCTACGGGCAGCCGCCCGTGAACTCTGCGCCGCCGGTGCCGAGCGCGCCCGCGCAAGCCGGTACGCCCGCACCTCGGTGGGGTGAATACGCTCCCGGGCAGGAGCCGACCGCCGACCCCGCCGGTCCCGACGAACGGCGGGACTGA
- a CDS encoding DUF3027 domain-containing protein — protein sequence MTSTPDSDAPVEAASDGPDAAVVDEAAPQVDAVVADRDEDVIADAEAAEASAADAGDGDGLLEIAEESAEADGEGAADAEDAAAVDAVESAADSGEAAAVAPSEPGEPDPRLFEAHDLARSALAEVTPASTIGAAAGYAVENDGVVSLRFANLLPGYPGWFWTVSVAVVDGAEPTVLEVELLPGDGALLAPEWLPWAERLAEYQAAQAAAADDESDDADGDDEDDEDSDDDLDEDVDDVDAADFDTDGSPILHAGDVDGVDIDELDDDADDDDSEDDSDDEDSEEDDSGDEDDSDDEDAEELREY from the coding sequence ATGACCTCGACGCCTGACTCGGACGCGCCCGTCGAGGCGGCATCGGACGGTCCCGACGCGGCCGTGGTCGATGAAGCCGCCCCGCAGGTCGATGCCGTGGTCGCGGACCGAGACGAGGACGTGATCGCGGACGCCGAGGCGGCTGAGGCCTCCGCGGCGGACGCGGGCGACGGCGACGGACTGCTCGAGATCGCTGAGGAGTCGGCGGAAGCCGACGGTGAGGGTGCAGCGGACGCCGAGGACGCAGCTGCCGTCGATGCCGTGGAATCGGCGGCCGACTCCGGCGAGGCGGCTGCGGTCGCTCCGTCGGAACCGGGCGAGCCGGATCCGCGTCTGTTCGAGGCGCACGATCTGGCCCGTTCGGCGCTCGCCGAGGTGACCCCTGCGTCCACCATCGGTGCAGCCGCGGGTTATGCGGTGGAGAACGACGGTGTCGTCTCGCTGCGCTTCGCCAACCTGCTCCCCGGGTACCCCGGGTGGTTCTGGACTGTCAGCGTCGCCGTCGTCGACGGTGCGGAGCCGACCGTCCTCGAGGTGGAGCTGCTGCCGGGCGACGGCGCGCTGCTCGCGCCGGAGTGGCTGCCGTGGGCCGAGCGGCTCGCGGAGTACCAGGCGGCTCAGGCCGCCGCGGCCGACGACGAGTCGGACGACGCGGACGGTGACGACGAAGACGACGAGGATTCCGACGACGACCTCGACGAGGACGTCGACGATGTGGATGCCGCGGACTTCGACACGGACGGATCCCCGATCCTGCACGCCGGCGACGTCGACGGTGTCGACATCGACGAGCTCGACGACGACGCGGACGACGATGACTCGGAGGACGACTCCGACGACGAGGACTCGGAAGAGGACGACTCGGGCGACGAGGACGACTCGGACGACGAGGACGCGGAAGAACTCCGCGAGTACTGA
- a CDS encoding response regulator transcription factor: protein MTAARILVVDDEPNIRDLLVTSLRFAGYQVRAVANGAQTISAVLEEEPDLIILDVMLPDMNGFSVTKRLRGAGYTAPILFLTAKDETEDKIEGLNAGGDDYVTKPFSLDEIVARIQAILRRTMQADEESVIKAGELTMDQDTHDVQIGDTSIDLSPTEFKLLRYLMLNPNRVLSKAQILDHVWEYDFNGDAGIVESYISYLRRKIDPHSSEPLIQTKRGFGYMLKADRTS from the coding sequence ATGACTGCAGCGCGCATCCTCGTCGTGGACGACGAGCCGAACATCCGGGACCTGCTGGTCACCAGCCTCCGGTTCGCCGGTTACCAGGTCCGCGCCGTCGCGAACGGCGCCCAGACCATCTCGGCGGTCCTCGAGGAGGAGCCCGACCTGATCATCCTCGACGTGATGCTCCCCGACATGAACGGGTTCAGCGTCACCAAGCGCCTCCGCGGCGCGGGGTACACCGCGCCGATCCTTTTCCTCACCGCGAAGGACGAAACCGAGGACAAGATCGAGGGTCTCAACGCCGGCGGCGACGACTACGTCACGAAGCCGTTCAGCCTCGACGAGATCGTCGCCCGCATCCAGGCCATCCTGCGCCGCACGATGCAGGCCGACGAGGAGTCGGTCATCAAGGCGGGCGAGCTCACGATGGACCAGGACACCCACGACGTGCAGATCGGCGACACCTCGATCGACCTGTCCCCGACGGAGTTCAAGCTCCTGCGCTACCTGATGCTCAACCCCAACCGGGTCCTCAGCAAGGCGCAGATCCTCGACCACGTCTGGGAGTACGACTTCAACGGGGATGCCGGCATCGTGGAGAGCTACATCTCCTACCTGCGCCGCAAGATCGACCCGCACTCCTCCGAGCCGCTCATCCAGACCAAGCGCGGCTTCGGATACATGCTGAAGGCCGACCGCACCTCCTGA
- a CDS encoding sensor histidine kinase, with product MIFLRNAQLGAVDQSLTQTVTTDLASSLFDVEVSGGEASFTPASAAPTDFLVAVYEADGDLVAVAGGDDAMPAPDFPETFTIDRTYIYGTAPFDLGSADGSAKFRVSVDVLEIPGAREYYSQMIALPLNEVNRTVTNYIGIYTVLALFVILCSAVLTRGLVTLAFRGLGQVEDTAMTIAKGDFSQRMGDISPGTEVGRLKTAINVMLDRIDNALGQRDATVQQMRRFIGDASHELRTPLVTVRGYAELYRMGAIDGHEQTAQAMERIEKEAIRMGALVEDLLALARLDEQRDIAVSAVDLRPIARDAALDARAAAPDRAVTFAGQSPTAAIQIATISADDPTPRRRGTGIAGATRSLLRRRPKPTDKPSDTAPPLFTEPIPLQLPPEPVPVVLADENRVRQVVANLLGNARRYTPEGSPIELSVGVDVTNERGWIAVSDHGEGVPEQIRGKIFQRFWRADSSRTRETGGSGLGLSIVASVVSALQGSIEVTDTPGGGATFTVSFPLAVDRAFAGPYLDLATQPLPRTPRPSED from the coding sequence ATGATCTTCCTCCGGAACGCGCAGCTCGGCGCCGTGGACCAGTCGCTCACGCAGACCGTCACCACCGACCTCGCCAGCTCGCTGTTCGACGTCGAGGTGTCGGGAGGTGAAGCGTCGTTCACGCCCGCGTCGGCTGCGCCGACCGACTTCCTCGTGGCGGTGTACGAGGCCGACGGCGACCTGGTCGCCGTCGCCGGCGGCGACGACGCGATGCCCGCGCCCGACTTCCCCGAGACCTTCACCATCGATCGCACCTACATCTACGGCACCGCGCCGTTCGATCTCGGGTCGGCCGACGGCTCGGCGAAGTTCCGGGTCAGCGTCGACGTGCTCGAGATCCCCGGCGCGCGCGAGTACTACTCGCAGATGATCGCGCTGCCGCTGAACGAGGTGAACCGCACGGTCACCAACTACATCGGCATCTACACGGTCCTCGCCCTGTTCGTGATCCTCTGCAGTGCCGTTCTCACCCGCGGCCTGGTGACCCTCGCCTTCCGAGGTCTGGGGCAGGTCGAGGACACCGCCATGACCATCGCGAAGGGCGACTTCAGCCAGCGCATGGGCGACATCAGTCCGGGCACCGAGGTGGGCAGGCTGAAGACCGCCATCAATGTGATGCTCGACCGGATCGACAACGCCCTCGGACAGCGGGATGCCACGGTGCAGCAGATGCGCCGGTTCATCGGCGACGCGAGTCACGAGCTCCGCACCCCGCTCGTCACGGTCCGCGGCTACGCCGAGCTGTACCGCATGGGCGCGATCGACGGACACGAGCAGACCGCGCAGGCCATGGAGCGCATCGAGAAAGAGGCGATCCGGATGGGCGCCCTCGTCGAGGACCTGCTCGCACTCGCGCGACTCGATGAGCAGCGCGACATCGCGGTCTCCGCGGTCGACCTCCGGCCGATCGCCCGGGACGCGGCACTCGATGCCCGCGCCGCCGCACCCGACCGCGCCGTGACCTTCGCCGGCCAGTCGCCGACCGCCGCCATCCAGATCGCGACGATCAGCGCCGACGATCCGACACCACGCCGACGGGGAACGGGCATAGCCGGCGCGACGCGATCGCTCCTGCGACGCCGTCCCAAACCTACCGACAAGCCGTCGGACACCGCTCCTCCCCTCTTCACCGAGCCGATCCCGCTCCAGCTTCCGCCCGAGCCCGTGCCCGTCGTCCTCGCGGACGAGAACCGCGTGCGTCAGGTGGTCGCGAACCTGCTCGGCAACGCTCGGCGCTACACCCCCGAAGGGTCTCCGATCGAGCTCTCGGTCGGCGTCGACGTGACGAACGAGCGGGGGTGGATCGCGGTCTCCGATCACGGCGAGGGCGTCCCCGAGCAGATCCGCGGCAAGATCTTCCAGCGCTTCTGGCGCGCCGACTCCTCCCGCACCCGGGAGACGGGCGGGTCGGGACTGGGGCTGTCCATCGTGGCATCCGTCGTCAGCGCCCTGCAGGGGTCGATCGAGGTGACCGACACCCCCGGCGGGGGCGCGACCTTCACGGTGTCGTTCCCGTTGGCCGTCGACCGGGCGTTCGCCGGCCCGTACCTCGACCTGGCGACGCAGCCGCTGCCGCGGACGCCGCGGCCCTCCGAGGACTGA